The genomic region TGCAAATGGCCATCTTTCAGTGTAAAACCGGTCGGATCAAGCGGCAGAAATGCCCGAAACTGGGGAAAAGCGGCTTTCACGGCCGCCATGGGCCGCAGCAAGGCGGCCTTTGCGAGGGAGAACGGCGCCTTGAACTGGATCAATGACACATTCGGAACGGAATTGTCCTCAAACGTGCAGCTTGGCATCATGTTCGGGGCGCTGCTGCTTGCCCTGTTCATCCTCCTATGGCTGTTTCGCCGGATTTTCGGCAGCGCGCAATCGCGTATTGCCCGCAACCGCCAGCCCCGCCTTGGCGTGATTGAAGCCGCCATTGTGGACGACACGCGCAGGCTTGTTCTGGTGCGCCGCGACAACACCGAGCATCTGCTGATGATCGGCGGGCCCGGCGACGTGGTGATTGAAACCGGCATCGGACAAAACGATCCTGCCCGCAAGGAAGCACCGGCAGCGCCCGCCGCTCAAGCACCTGCGGTTGGCCAGGCCGCGCCGGAAACAACACCACGCGAACCCCGCCTTATCGAACCACTGAACGATGGCACCCGGCAGGCTCCTGCCCCGCAACAGGCGCGCAGTGAGACCACCCCTGCCGGCCAAGCTGCAACCGGTGCTGCGGCAGCAGCCGTTACCGTTGCCGCCAGCAAGGCGGCGGAAGCTGTCGAGGAGGTAAGACCGCCGGTCGGGGAGCCTACCCTTGAGACGCCCCAAAGCGAGACGCCTGAGAGCGAGATGCAAGAGAGCAAAGCACCTGCCGACAGCGATGCAAACCCGGACAGCGCTGAAGAGATCACCGGGGAAATCGCCGAAGAACTCGATACGGCAGCCGTAGACACACCGGAGCCTGCCTCCGATGACGAAGACACCACTACCGACACCGAAGAGGACATGCAGAAGCTGCTCGACGAACTGGCCGGCAGCAAGAAGTAACCCCGGCCCGGAGCTGAATCACTTTGTGGCAAATTCCGGTCAAGCCGTTGCCATTGCAGCAAGTTTTGATGCGATCACGGCAGCGCCCTTGATCCGTTTTTCCGCTGTATCCCACTCCCTGGACAAAAACAGGCTTTGGTCGGGGCGCACCTTGGCAAGGCTGGATTGCTCACCGATCCATTTCAGCAGCGCCGCAGGATCGGAAAACTCGCCATTTCTGAAATGCACCACCAGCCCTTTGGGTCCTGCGTCGAGTTTTTCTATGTTGGCCTTGCGGCAAAGCGCCTTGATGAAGACCACTTTCAACAGATGATCGACGGCCTCCGGCAGCGGGCCGAAGCGGTCGATCAGTTCAGCGCCAAAGGCATCGATCTCGGCTGCCTCATCCAGATCGGCCAGCCGGCGGTAGAGCGACAGGCGCAACTGAAGATCGGGCACATAGGCCTCCGGGATCAGAACCGCTGCGCCAATGCTGATCTGCGGTGACCAGCGTTCCTGGCTGCCGGCAAAATCGCCCTGCTTCAGTTCGGCGACCGCTTCCTCCAGCATTTGCTGGTAGAGTTCATAGCCGACCTCGCGAATATGCCCTGATTGCTCTTCCCCCAGAATGTTGCCGGAGCCGCGAATGTCCAGGTCATGGCTTGCCAGCTCAAACCCCGCCCCGATGGAATCAAGCGATTGCAGCACCTTCAATCGCCGCTCTGCCTGCGGCGTCAGCGGTTTTCGCACCGGCAGCGTAAACAGCGCATAGGCCCGCGTTTTCGAGCGCCCCACCCTGCCGCGCAACTGGTAAAGCTGCGCCAGGCCGAACATGTCTGCACGATGAACGATCAGGGTATTTGCCGTTGGAATATCCAGCCCGGACTCGACGATGGTGGTCGACAGCAACACATCGTATTTGCCGTCATAAAATGCATTCATCACATCATCGAGCTGCCCCGGCGCCATCTGGCCATGAGCAATGGCAAACTTCAGCTCCGGCACGTGTTCGCGCAGAAACTGGGCCTGCTCCTCCAGATCGCTGACCCGCGGGCATACATAAAAGCTCTGCCCGCCGCGGTAGTGCTCGCGCAACAGCGCCTCGCGGATCACCAGTCCGTCGAACGGGGTTATGAACGTCCTGACCGCCAGCCTGTCGAGCGGCGCAGTGGTAATCAGCGACAGTTCGCGAACGCCGGTGAGCGCCAATTGCAGCGTGCGCGGAATCGGCGTTGCCGAAAGCGTCAGAACGTGAACATCGCCCCGCAATTCCTTCAGCTTTTCCTTGTGCTTGACGCCAAAACGCTGCTCTTCGTCGATTACCAGCAGGCCTAGCCGTTCAAAGCGGATGCTGTCGGCCAAAAGCGCATGGGTGCCGATAACGATGTCGATAGAGCCGTCGGCAATGCCCTTGCGGGTAGCCGCCAGTTCGCCGGAAGACACAAGGCGCGAAGCCTGGGCAATCTTGACCGGCAGGCCGGAAAACCGGTCGCAAAACGTCTGGTAGTGCTGGCGCGCCAGCAGCGTGGTCGGCACCACCACCGCAACCTGCTTGCCCGCAAGCGCCGCAATGAACGCTGCCCTGAGCGCAACTTCCGTCTTGCCGAACCCAACATCGCCGCAGACCAGCCGGTCCATCGGCGTACCTGCGGCCAGATCATCAAGCACGGCATCGATCGCCGCCTGCTGGTCTTCCGTCTCGTCATAGGGAAACCGGGCGACAAACTCGCCATAAAGCCCTTCGGGCGGTGTCAGCGGGTCGCTTTTTCGCAGCGCCCGCTCGGCGGCAATGGCGATCAGCTGCCCCGCAATCTCCAGCAGCTTCTTCTTCAGCTTCGCCTTGCGCGATTGCCATGCAACCCCGCCAAGACGGTCAAGCTGCACCTCCGTATCCGCCGACCCGTAGCGCGACAGCAGCTCGATGTTTTCAACCGGCAGAAACAGCCGGTCATCGCCCGCATAGCGCAGTTCCAGGCAGTCATGCGGCGCGCCCGCCGCCTCGATGGTTGCCAGCCCGGCAAACCGGGCGATCCCGTGCTCCACATGAACGACGATATCACCCTCAGAAAGGCTTGAGACCTCGGAGATGAAATCGCTCCCGCGGCGCTTTTTGGAACGCCGCACCAGCCGGTCACCCAGCACATCCTGCTCGGCGACCACCGTCAGGCCCGGCACCTCAAAACCGTGCTCCATGGCAAGCGGCGCAATGCCGGACAGCTGCGGTTTCAGCGCCTCAAGCGCGGCAAGACTTTCCACGTTCCGCAGGGCTTCCAGCCCGTGATCGGCAAGCAGCTTCATCATCCTGTCGGCTGAGCCCTCGCTCCAGGCTGCAAGCAGTACCCGCCGGCCCCGGGCTTTCTCCTCGCCCACATGCGCGGCGAGCGCATCAAACACATTGGCCCCGGCGGTCCGCTCGGTGGCAAAGTTGCGGCCCGGCCTGCCCTCAAGGTCGAGCACTGCACGCGCAGAGGTTTGCGCCGCCGCAAACGGGCTGACCTGGGTCAGGCGGGAAAGACAGGCTTCCGCCTCACCGCCTGAAAGGTAGAGCGTTTCCGGCGCCAGGGGCTTGTACGGCGCCCCCCCGCCGAGGGAGGTTTCCAGACTGTCTTCCAGCACGTTCCTGCGCGCATGATAATAATCCTCGATCTGCGCAATGCGGTGATTGGCAGCTTCCTGCGCTGCCTGATCGGCAAGGATCAAATATCCGGAAAGATAATCTTCAAGGGTCTCAAGCTGCTCGTAAAACAGCGGCAGCCAATGCTCGGTTCCGGCAAAGCGCCGCCCCTCGCTGACTGCCTGATACAGCGCATCATCTCGGGTTGCAGCGCCGAAAGCGGCAATATAGCCGCTGCGAAACCGGGAAACGGAGGCTTTGTCGAGGACAACCTCGCTCATCGGGGCAAGCGTCAGTTCTTTCAATTGCCCTGTGGTGCGCTGGGTTGAAAGGTCAAAACTGCGCAGCGACTCGAGGGTATCGCCGAAAAAATCAAGCCGCACCGGCGCCCCGGTTCCTGGCGTGTACAAATCGACGATGCCGCCCCGCACCGCATATTCGCCCCGTTCGCGCACCGTCGCGGTTCGCTCGAACCCGTTGATTTCCAGCCAGCGGACCAGCCCGTCCATATCGGCATTCTGTCCGGGCAGAAAGCGGCGCACCTGGCCAGCCAGCGCCGAACGCGGCACACAGCGCTGCACCAGCGCATTGATGGTGGTAAGCAGGACAAACGGCTTTCCGTCGTCTTCACGCGCAGCCAGCCGCCCAAGCGCTGCCACACGCTTGGCCGTCACCGATGCCGAGGGTGAAACCCGGTCATAGGGAAGGCAGTCCCATGCCGGCAGTTCGACGGTTTCAAGCCAGGGTGCGAAAAAGGCAAGGCCCGCGGCAATTTCCGGCAGTTTCTGGCCATCGGCAGCAATATAGGCAATGCCGGCAGGTGGCTGCCCCTTCCCCGGCTGCCCTTCTCTTGCAAGCTGGGCAAGCAGTGCGCCAACCGCACCGTCCGGCACGCCTGAAAAAGTCAGCGGCCGGTCTTCTGCCGCGATCTGCGCAGAGAGGTTTTGATCAAACAGCATGAATCAGCCCCGCGCGCGCCGCGCTGCCAGCGTGTCGGATAAAATGGCCTTGAACAACGGTCCGTCGATATGCTCCGGCACCGGTTTTTCACTGGTGAACCATGACAACAGATCGCGATCGGATTCGCCCATGATCACCTCGAACCGGTCGAGCTTTTCCGCATCGAGCGTCATGAGATGGCGCTCGGCAAAGCCGCCCAGAATGATGTCCATCTCCTTGATGCCACGATGGTTGGCCCTGTAAATCAACTGCTTGCGCCGGTTGGTGTCATCCATCGGTTTATCCCGGTTTGTTCCCGCATGATCACAGGCGATCGGCCCGGACACATGATTTGCGCCCAGACGCTGGTTTTCGGATCGGCTTTTAAATAACCGAAAGCGCTGGATACGCCAGTCCTTTCTTGTGGTTTATAATTGCAAACCGTCCAGCCGTCGGCCACACAGGTGATCATGCGCCCCAACCTTCTCAATTCGTTGTTTGCGCCGGTATCGAGCCTGGAGGGCGTCGGCCCGAAGATTGAAAAGGCGATGACCCGCCTGCTGCGCGGCAGCGAGCAGGCGGGGCCGGCAATTTTGCGCGATCTGCTCTTTCATCTGCCCCATTCGATCATCGACCGGCGCCGCCAGCCCGGGATTGCCCGTTCACCGGAAGGCGTCATTGTCACGCTCAAGGTGCGGGTTGACCGTC from Salaquimonas pukyongi harbors:
- a CDS encoding flagellar biosynthetic protein FliO — translated: MNWINDTFGTELSSNVQLGIMFGALLLALFILLWLFRRIFGSAQSRIARNRQPRLGVIEAAIVDDTRRLVLVRRDNTEHLLMIGGPGDVVIETGIGQNDPARKEAPAAPAAQAPAVGQAAPETTPREPRLIEPLNDGTRQAPAPQQARSETTPAGQAATGAAAAAVTVAASKAAEAVEEVRPPVGEPTLETPQSETPESEMQESKAPADSDANPDSAEEITGEIAEELDTAAVDTPEPASDDEDTTTDTEEDMQKLLDELAGSKK
- the mfd gene encoding transcription-repair coupling factor, whose product is MLFDQNLSAQIAAEDRPLTFSGVPDGAVGALLAQLAREGQPGKGQPPAGIAYIAADGQKLPEIAAGLAFFAPWLETVELPAWDCLPYDRVSPSASVTAKRVAALGRLAAREDDGKPFVLLTTINALVQRCVPRSALAGQVRRFLPGQNADMDGLVRWLEINGFERTATVRERGEYAVRGGIVDLYTPGTGAPVRLDFFGDTLESLRSFDLSTQRTTGQLKELTLAPMSEVVLDKASVSRFRSGYIAAFGAATRDDALYQAVSEGRRFAGTEHWLPLFYEQLETLEDYLSGYLILADQAAQEAANHRIAQIEDYYHARRNVLEDSLETSLGGGAPYKPLAPETLYLSGGEAEACLSRLTQVSPFAAAQTSARAVLDLEGRPGRNFATERTAGANVFDALAAHVGEEKARGRRVLLAAWSEGSADRMMKLLADHGLEALRNVESLAALEALKPQLSGIAPLAMEHGFEVPGLTVVAEQDVLGDRLVRRSKKRRGSDFISEVSSLSEGDIVVHVEHGIARFAGLATIEAAGAPHDCLELRYAGDDRLFLPVENIELLSRYGSADTEVQLDRLGGVAWQSRKAKLKKKLLEIAGQLIAIAAERALRKSDPLTPPEGLYGEFVARFPYDETEDQQAAIDAVLDDLAAGTPMDRLVCGDVGFGKTEVALRAAFIAALAGKQVAVVVPTTLLARQHYQTFCDRFSGLPVKIAQASRLVSSGELAATRKGIADGSIDIVIGTHALLADSIRFERLGLLVIDEEQRFGVKHKEKLKELRGDVHVLTLSATPIPRTLQLALTGVRELSLITTAPLDRLAVRTFITPFDGLVIREALLREHYRGGQSFYVCPRVSDLEEQAQFLREHVPELKFAIAHGQMAPGQLDDVMNAFYDGKYDVLLSTTIVESGLDIPTANTLIVHRADMFGLAQLYQLRGRVGRSKTRAYALFTLPVRKPLTPQAERRLKVLQSLDSIGAGFELASHDLDIRGSGNILGEEQSGHIREVGYELYQQMLEEAVAELKQGDFAGSQERWSPQISIGAAVLIPEAYVPDLQLRLSLYRRLADLDEAAEIDAFGAELIDRFGPLPEAVDHLLKVVFIKALCRKANIEKLDAGPKGLVVHFRNGEFSDPAALLKWIGEQSSLAKVRPDQSLFLSREWDTAEKRIKGAAVIASKLAAMATA
- a CDS encoding succinate dehydrogenase assembly factor 2, translating into MDDTNRRKQLIYRANHRGIKEMDIILGGFAERHLMTLDAEKLDRFEVIMGESDRDLLSWFTSEKPVPEHIDGPLFKAILSDTLAARRARG